A region of Vigna radiata var. radiata cultivar VC1973A chromosome 10, Vradiata_ver6, whole genome shotgun sequence DNA encodes the following proteins:
- the LOC106776260 gene encoding truncated FRIGIDA-like protein 1: MDTLNTISTALNLVDSKKENLKKAFDDLQSLLSPLPFAWSDLDSHFTSLHHTLSHRLHLLQSQTLTLTTTPIPDPPAQTPNEANFSSNPKNPSSNHDESSPGVSPQNDDVPGPVAPGNELVVLCEKMDGVGLRNYVNDNFLDMARVQVELPGAFRHAPDAGVMVLDALEGFHGDGSRSKNWELRNMRKSCVVLLRQFRVAALSVSAEASLRAVKLAQAWKEKLVGDDNNACEALGLLHLIAAFGLVSEFSWDELVDFSVLAPVNEEFPELCRAVGLTEKVPDIVQKLIDKDKHIPAVKYILEFNLADKIPPVPVLEAAVDEAKKLGRKLSEEGNSSSESTAREIHTLKLVIKIIENYKLETEHLRASVEQRIEQLKKQKTNNKRSTPSPASKPQHKQQQQQQKRNMQKQQQTWIKHPRASAPVVATAVLKNANSAMHHYQQTRVHPSGLFPEHPNPYRSSPAMPFGMMVSTPKYLPYAGPSARSYYGHDGVPMGPRGNPNLSGSHLSSSEPHVPTGGYYDRTSTFGGSGLQHHYQASYYPQ, translated from the exons ATGGATACACTGAACACGATCTCAACGGCACTGAACTTGGTCGATTCCAAGAAAGAGAATCTAAAGAAAGCCTTCGATGATCTTCAATCCCTTCTCTCTCCTCTTCCTTTTGCATGGTCAGACCTCGATTCTCACTTCACCTCGCTCCACCACACTCTCTCCCACCGCCTCCACCTCCTCCAATcccaaaccctaaccctaaccacAACCCCAATTCCCGACCCACCTGCTCAAACCCCTAATGAAGCAAACTTTTCAtcaaaccctaaaaacccaTCATCCAATCATGACGAATCTTCACCTGGGGTGTCCCCCCAAAACGACGACGTTCCAGGCCCGGTTGCGCCTGGAAACGAGTTGGTCGTTCTTTGCGAGAAAATGGACGGCGTGGGGTTGAGAAATTACGTCAATGACAATTTTTTGGACATGGCCAGGGTTCAGGTGGAGCTTCCCGGTGCGTTTCGCCATGCGCCGGACGCGGGTGTGATGGTTCTGGATGCGTTGGAGGGGTTTCATGGAGATGGTAGCCGATCGAAGAACTGGGAATTGAGGAATATGAGGAAGAGTTGTGTTGTGCTGTTGAGGCAATTCAGGGTTGCCGCTCTAAGTGTGAGTGCTGAGGCCAGTTTGAGAGCTGTGAAGTTGGCCCAGGCATGGAAGGAGAAGTTGGTGGGCGATGATAACAACGCGTGTGAAGCTTTGGGGCTTTTGCATTTGATTGCTGCATTTGGTTTGGTGTCTGAATTCAGCTGGGATGAGCTTGTTGACTTTTCGGTCCTGGCCCCCGTCAATGAAGAGTTCCCAGAGCTGTGCCGGGCTGTCGGGTTGACAGAGAAAGTTCCTG ATATTGTTCAGAAACTTATAGATAAGGACAAACACATCCCTGCTGTCAAGTATATTCTTGAGTTTAATCTTGCTGACAAGATTCCACCTGTTCCGGTTTTGGAAGCTGCTGTGGATGAGGCTAAGAAACTTGGTAGAAAACTTTCCGAAGAAGGAAATTCATCT AGTGAGAGTACTGCTAGAGAAATTCATACACTGAAATTGGTGATCAAGATTATTGAGAATTATAAGCTTGAAACTGAACACCTACGAGCCAGCGTTGAGCAGCGTATAGAGCAATTAAAGAAGCAGAAGACAAATAATAAACGATCTACTCCATCACCTGCTTCAAAACCTCAACATAAgcagcagcaacaacagcaaaagAGGAATATGCAAAAGCAGCAGCAGACTTGGATTAAGCATCCTCGAGCATCTGCTCCAGTTGTTGCTACAGCTGTCCTCAAGAATGCCAATTCAGCAATGCACCACTACCAGCAAACTCGTGTCCATCCATCAGGTTTGTTTCCAGAGCATCCAAATCCCTATAGGAGCTCGCCAGCCATGCCATTTGGCATGATGGTTTCTACCCCAAAATATCTTCCATATGCAGGTCCTTCAGCCAGATCTTATTATGGCCATGATGGTGTCCCAATGGGTCCCCGTGGCAACCCCAATCTAAGTGGTTCTCATCTAAGTTCATCAGAGCCACATGTGCCAACTGGTGGTTATTATGATAGAACCTCAACCTTTGGTGGTAGTGGTCTGCAACATCATTACCAAGCATCTTATTACCCTCAATAG
- the LOC106775977 gene encoding probable WRKY transcription factor 20 — translation MDTAEALSDDPNRPGSRPNSAPDAAPAGGGARYKLMSPAKLPISRSPCVTIPPGLSPTSFLESPVLLSNMKVEPSPTTGSLFMLHQTAHASVTSSASASFPVTTASFNTNTIDDRKPSFFEFKPHSRPNMVPADPNNHASEKSTQIDGEGKTQPFDSSPLVKSEIAVPSNELSLSSPVQIVSSGANARVEGDLDELNPRSNIANGLQASNIDNKGSGLSVAAERVSDDGYNWRKYGQKHVKGSEFPRSYYKCTHPNCEVKKLFERSHDGQITEIIYKGTHDHPKPQPNRRYSSGTMMTMQEERSDKASFRDEKGSNICGQVSHPAETDSTPELSPAATNDGDPEGTGFFSNRSNDEVDDDDPLSKRRKMELANADITPVVKPIREPRVVVQTLSEVDILDDGYRWRKYGQKVVRGNPNPRSYYKCTNTGCPVRKHVERASHDPKAVITTYEGKHNHDVPTARNNSCHEIAGSASAASGQTRIRPEESDTISLDLGMGISPASENTPNSQGRMMLPEFGDSQAHTSNSNFKFVHTSGAPVYFGVLNNNSNPYGSKENPSDSSTSLNHSAYPCPQNVGRILMGP, via the exons ATGGACACCGCTGAAGCCCTCTCCGACGATCCAAATCGACCTGGGTCGAGACCCAATTCTGCCCCAGACGCTGCTCCGGCCGGCGGCGGCGCAAGGTACAAGCTCATGTCACCGGCGAAGCTCCCGATCTCACGCTCGCCGTGCGTCACGATTCCGCCGGGGCTCAGTCCGACTTCGTTTCTCGAGTCGCCGGTGCTGCTCTCCAACATGAAG GTGGAACCTTCACCGACTACAGGATCCCTTTTTATGCTTCATCAAACAGCTCATGCTTCTGTGACTTCTTCTGCATCTGCTTCATTTCCTGTAACCACTGCAAGCTTCAATACCAATACTATTGATGACCGAAAACCCAGCTTCTTTGAGTTTAAACCGCACAGTAGACCAAATATG GTTCCTGCAGACCCTAACAATCATGCAAGTGAAAAGTCTACTCAAATAGATGGTGAAGGAAAAACTCAACCTTTTGATTCATCACCATTAGTAAAAAGTGAGATAGCGGTCCCTTCAAATGAATTAAGTCTATCATCACCTGTTCAAATTGTTAGCTCGGGAGCAAATGCCCGTGTTGAAGGTGATTTGGATGAACTGAACCCTAGGAGCAACATAGCAAATGGGCTTCAAGCATCAAATATTGACAATAAAGGAAGTGGACTTTCCGTTGCAGCTGAGCGAGTATCTGATGATGGATACAACTGGAGAAAGTATGGGCAGAAACATGTTAAAGGAAGTGAGTTTCCACGCAGTTATTACAAATGTACACATCCTAACTGTGAAGTTAAGAAACTATTTGAACGCTCTCATGATGGGCAAATCACTGAGATAATTTATAAGGGAACACATGATCATCCGAAACCCCAGCCAAACCGGCGATACTCTAGTGGAACTATGATGACCATGCAAGAAGAGAGGTCTGATAAAGCTTCTTTCCGAGATG AGAAAGGATCCAATATTTGTGGCCAGGTGTCTCACCCAGCTGAGACTGACAGTACTCCTGAGTTATCGCCTGCAGCAACAAATGATGGTGATCCAGAGGGTACAGGATTTTTTTCAAATCGGAGCAATGATgaggttgatgatgatgatcccTTATCAAAGCGAAG AAAAATGGAGCTTGCAAATGCTGACATTACTCCTGTAGTTAAGCCTATTAGGGAGCCACGGGTCGTTGTACAAACTCTGAGTGAGGTTGATATATTGGATGATGGTTACCGCTGGCGCAAGTATGGGCAGAAGGTGGTGAGAGGCAATCCTAACCCTAG GAGTTATTACAAATGCACAAACACGGGGTGCCCCGTTAGGAAACATGTGGAGAGGGCTTCTCATGATCCAAAAGCTGTGATAACCACATATGAGGGGAAACACAATCATGATGTGCCAACTGCAAGGAATAATAGTTGCCATGAGATTGCAGGATCAGCAAGTGCTGCTAGTGGACAGACAAGAATTAGGCCAGAAGAAAGTGACACCATCAGCCTTGACCTTGGTATGGGAATTAGCCCTGCTTCGGAAAACACACCAAATAGTCAAGGTAGAATGATGCTTCCTGAATTTGGGGACAGCCAAGCTCATACCAGCAACTCCAATTTCAAGTTTGTTCATACTTCGGGGGCACCGGTGTACTTTGGTGTTCTAAATAACAACTCTAACCcatatggctctaaagaaaatcCAAGTGATAGTAGTACATCTTTAAACCATTCTGCATATCCCTGCCCTCAGAACGTGGGAAGAATACTAATGGGTCCGTAA
- the LOC106776176 gene encoding scarecrow-like protein 21 has translation MQTSQNHKISYGSGGFYVEPVQNLESYCLPSSENIDNYSSSDNSSQTTYPSVQTLEQYCTLESASTSNSFPCQNSPPALSFSSNNSPLSKIESNSYVLRPQHSLEIASGPPENDPYTILDLDDLSHKMRELETAMLGPNVDMLDIYGALMPGEADSILLEAEKWKKMMEMVSRGDLKEMLYTCAKAMAVNDMETTEWMMSESRKMVSVSGNPIQRLGAYIVESLVARMADSGSTIYKSLKCSEPTGNELLSYMHVLYEVCPYFKFGYLSANGAIAEALKEESEVHIIDFQISQGTQWVSLIHALAHRPGGPPKIRISGVDDSFSSYARGGGLDIVGKRLSALAESCNVPFEFNAVRVPASQVQLKDLELRPYEAVAVNFAIMLHHVPDASVNGHNHRDRLLRLAKHLNPKVVTLVEQEFNTNNAPFLQRFVETMNYYLAVFDSIDAARPREDKERINVEQHCLAREVVNLIACEGEERVERHELLNKWRMRFTDAGFSPYPLNSFINSSIKDLLQSYHGHYTLQEKDGALFLGWKNQVLIASCAWR, from the coding sequence ATGCAAACATCTCAGAATCATAAAATTTCTTATGGCTCTGGTGGGTTCTATGTTGAGCCTGTGCAAAATTTGGAGTCATATTGCTTACCATCAAGTGAGAACATAGACAATTACTCTTCCTCTGATAACAGCAGCCAAACAACCTACCCTTCTGTCCAAACTTTAGAGCAATATTGCACCCTTGAATCTGCTTCCACAAGCAACAGTTTCCCTTGCCAAAATTCTCCACCTGCTCTCAGTTTCTCATCAAACAATAGCCCATTGTCAAAGATAGAGTCAAATTCATACGTGCTAAGGCCACAACATTCTCTTGAAATTGCTAGTGGCCCACCTGAGAATGATCCTTACACGATTCTCGACCTTGATGACCTGTCGCATAAGATGAGAGAACTGGAAACTGCTATGCTGGGACCTAATGTGGATATGCTAGATATCTACGGCGCTCTAATGCCAGGAGAAGCTGATTCAATTTTGTTAGAAGCTGAGAAGTGGAAGAAAATGATGGAGATGGTATCTAGAGGGGATTTGAAAGAGATGCTTTATACTTGTGCAAAGGCAATGGCTGTGAATGATATGGAGACAACTGAATGGATGATGTCAGAGTCACGCAAGATGGTTTCCGTTTCTGGCAATCCGATTCAGCGGTTGGGAGCATACATTGTGGAGTCTCTTGTAGCAAGGATGGCTGATTCAGGAAGCACAATCTATAAATCCTTGAAATGTAGTGAGCCTACTGGTAATGAGCTACTTTCATACATGCATGTACTGTATGAAGTTTGTCCATATTTCAAGTTTGGATACTTGTCAGCAAATGGAGCAATTGCTGAAGCTCTGAAGGAGGAAAGTGAAGTTCACATAATAGACTTTCAGATTTCCCAGGGAACTCAATGGGTGAGCCTGATTCATGCTCTTGCTCACCGTCCCGGAGGGCCACCAAAGATCAGAATATCAGGTGTTGATgactccttttcatcttatgcCCGGGGAGGAGGACTTGATATTGTAGGGAAAAGGTTATCAGCACTTGCAGAGTCATGCAATGTACCCTTTGAGTTCAATGCTGTGAGAGTACCTGCTTCTCAAGTGCAACTTAAAGACCTTGAACTACGCCCTTATGAAGCTGTAGCTGTGAACTTTGCCATCATGTTGCACCATGTGCCTGATGCAAGTGTGAATGGCCACAATCATCGCGATAGGTTGTTGAGATTAGCCAAGCACTTGAATCCTAAGGTGGTGACTCTTGTGGAGCAGGAATTTAACACCAACAACGCCCCATTCTTGCAGCGATTCGTTGAGACAATGAACTACTACTTGGCCGTTTTTGATTCAATTGATGCTGCTCGTCCAAGGGAGGACAAAGAGAGGATTAATGTGGAGCAGCATTGTTTGGCTCGTGAAGTTGTCAACTTAATAGCATgtgaaggagaagaaagagtTGAACGGCATGAGCTTCTGAATAAGTGGAGAATGCGTTTCACAGATGCTGGATTTTCACCTTATCCTTTGAACTCCTTTATTAATTCTTCAATCAAAGATCTTCTCCAGAGCTACCATGGTCACTACACTCTACAAGAGAAAGATGGTGCACTTTTTCTTGGTTGGAAGAATCAAGTTCTTATTGCCTCTTGTGCTTGGAGATGA